Proteins co-encoded in one Pseudomonas fluorescens genomic window:
- a CDS encoding DUF805 domain-containing protein, producing MSETRYKIVFDGALQPGVDITTAKLNLAELFKSDVAAIERLFNGRAVALKRDLSHSDAQTYLQALSKTGIDARIETETAIELNLADVQEHSATVAEPDSPYAPPRASVGEQLPEFAALKPLSVEGRIGRLRYLAWSMVLSLVTLPIIGVFALIGLGLVSADSTSGLIIGGIFAFFLFLAFAIIGILFSVQRLHDIGWSGWLWLLTLVPFVGSFFPLVIMVMPGNTGANRYGPPPPPNSTAVKVLCSLWIVFIGLFFVGGMLGGISAIQQEYETSLESSYESGSVTADEVDVEVEPVPNSVDDAAEAAPAPVDSAKE from the coding sequence ATGAGCGAAACTCGCTACAAGATCGTTTTCGACGGAGCCCTGCAGCCCGGTGTCGATATCACCACGGCCAAACTCAATCTGGCCGAGCTGTTCAAGAGCGACGTGGCCGCCATTGAACGCCTGTTCAATGGCCGCGCGGTTGCCCTCAAACGCGACCTGTCACACAGCGATGCCCAGACTTATCTGCAAGCGCTAAGCAAAACAGGGATCGACGCCCGGATCGAGACGGAAACAGCCATCGAACTGAATCTGGCCGATGTCCAGGAACATTCCGCCACCGTGGCCGAACCCGATTCGCCTTATGCACCGCCTCGAGCCAGTGTTGGAGAGCAACTGCCGGAGTTCGCCGCGCTCAAGCCATTGAGTGTCGAGGGACGAATCGGACGTCTGCGCTACCTGGCATGGTCAATGGTCCTGAGTCTGGTGACCCTGCCAATCATCGGTGTGTTTGCGCTGATCGGTCTGGGCCTGGTGAGCGCCGACTCGACGTCGGGGCTGATCATTGGCGGTATCTTCGCCTTCTTCCTGTTCCTGGCCTTCGCAATCATCGGCATCCTGTTCAGCGTTCAGCGTCTGCACGATATCGGCTGGTCGGGCTGGCTCTGGCTGCTGACCCTGGTACCGTTCGTGGGCAGTTTCTTCCCGCTGGTGATCATGGTCATGCCGGGCAATACCGGCGCCAATCGCTATGGCCCGCCACCTCCACCGAACAGCACCGCCGTCAAAGTACTGTGCTCCCTGTGGATCGTCTTTATCGGTCTGTTCTTCGTCGGCGGCATGCTGGGCGGGATCTCGGCCATCCAGCAGGAGTACGAAACCAGCCTCGAAAGCAGTTATGAAAGTGGTTCGGTGACTGCCGATGAAGTCGATGTCGAAGTCGAGCCCGTGCCGAATTCGGTGGACGATGCAGCCGAAGCCGCACCGGCCCCTGTAGACTCTGCGAAAGAATGA
- a CDS encoding SDR family NAD(P)-dependent oxidoreductase, producing the protein MTRYALITGASSGIGLAMAEALARRGRSLILVARQRDQLESIAIELTQRFGVEVLFRACDLGEPLRLSGFLLELEEGDRQIDLLVNCAGIGTCGPFLAQDWMTEQDLIEVNILALTRLCHAIGNSMALQGGGQILNVASVAAFNPGPWMSTYYASKAYVLHFSEALRVELKKCAVKVSVLCPGPTRTAFFRTEQLNNDKLNASKLLMSPEEVALYTVRALEKNRAIIIPGRRNRWFAFLPRLGSRWLNRTIVGMVNKAYCPR; encoded by the coding sequence ATGACCCGTTACGCTCTGATCACTGGCGCCTCCAGCGGCATCGGTCTGGCCATGGCCGAAGCTCTGGCCCGCCGTGGCCGCAGCCTGATTCTGGTGGCCCGACAGCGTGATCAGCTGGAAAGCATTGCGATTGAACTGACCCAGCGTTTCGGCGTGGAGGTACTGTTCCGGGCCTGCGATCTGGGCGAGCCGCTGCGCCTGTCCGGATTCCTGCTGGAGCTTGAAGAAGGCGACCGGCAGATCGATCTGCTGGTGAACTGTGCCGGCATCGGAACCTGCGGGCCTTTCCTGGCCCAGGACTGGATGACCGAGCAGGACCTGATCGAGGTGAACATCCTCGCCCTCACCCGCCTGTGCCACGCGATCGGCAACAGCATGGCCCTGCAGGGTGGCGGGCAGATTCTCAACGTGGCGTCGGTCGCCGCGTTCAATCCCGGCCCGTGGATGAGCACTTACTACGCCAGCAAGGCCTACGTCCTGCACTTCTCCGAAGCGCTGCGGGTGGAACTGAAAAAGTGTGCCGTGAAAGTCTCCGTGCTCTGCCCAGGCCCGACGCGCACGGCGTTCTTTCGCACAGAGCAACTGAACAACGACAAACTCAACGCCAGCAAACTGCTGATGAGCCCCGAAGAGGTCGCGCTATACACCGTGCGCGCCCTGGAGAAAAACCGCGCAATCATCATTCCCGGGCGCCGGAACCGCTGGTTCGCCTTTCTGCCGCGACTGGGTTCGCGCTGGCTCAACCGCACCATCGTCGGCATGGTCAACAAAGCTTACTGCCCCCGCTGA
- a CDS encoding histidine triad nucleotide-binding protein yields the protein MDTLFTKIINREIPAKIIYEDDQVLAFHDIAPQAPVHFLVIPKKPVRTLNDLTEDDKALAGHILFTAQRLALELGCEEGFRVVMNCNEKGGQTVYHIHMHVLGQRQMNWPPG from the coding sequence GTGGATACTCTGTTCACCAAGATCATCAACCGGGAGATCCCGGCGAAGATCATCTACGAGGACGACCAGGTTCTGGCGTTCCACGACATCGCCCCACAGGCACCGGTGCATTTTCTGGTGATCCCGAAGAAACCGGTGCGCACCCTCAACGACCTGACCGAAGACGACAAGGCACTGGCCGGGCATATCCTGTTCACCGCCCAGCGTCTGGCGCTGGAGCTGGGTTGCGAAGAAGGTTTCCGGGTGGTGATGAACTGCAATGAAAAGGGTGGGCAGACGGTCTACCACATTCATATGCACGTACTCGGTCAACGCCAGATGAACTGGCCACCGGGCTGA
- the coq7 gene encoding 2-polyprenyl-3-methyl-6-methoxy-1,4-benzoquinone monooxygenase, translating into MTTQRHYSPIDRLLLQADAAMRTLLPFSGQPYRPSPAIVQPDVQMSDEDTRHVAGLMRINHTGEVCAQALYQGQALTAKLPQVREAMEHAAEEEIDHLVWCEQRIHQLGSHTSVLNPLFYGMSFGIGAVAGLISDKVSLGFVAATEHQVCKHLNEHLEQLPAEDEKSRAILEQMRIDEEHHAESALEAGGFRFPAPVKFGMSLLAKVMTKSTYRI; encoded by the coding sequence ATGACTACCCAACGTCACTATTCGCCAATTGACCGTCTTCTGCTGCAAGCCGATGCCGCGATGCGAACCCTGCTGCCCTTCAGCGGCCAACCGTACCGTCCGTCGCCCGCCATCGTGCAGCCCGACGTGCAGATGAGCGACGAAGACACCCGCCACGTCGCCGGCCTGATGCGCATCAACCATACCGGTGAAGTCTGTGCCCAGGCGCTGTATCAAGGTCAGGCACTGACCGCCAAGCTGCCGCAGGTGCGCGAAGCCATGGAACATGCGGCCGAAGAAGAGATCGATCATCTGGTCTGGTGTGAACAGCGCATTCATCAGTTGGGCAGCCACACCAGCGTACTCAACCCGCTGTTCTACGGCATGTCGTTCGGGATTGGCGCGGTTGCGGGGCTGATCAGCGACAAGGTCAGCCTCGGTTTTGTCGCAGCTACCGAGCATCAGGTGTGCAAGCACTTGAACGAGCATCTGGAGCAACTGCCGGCCGAGGACGAAAAGTCCCGGGCAATTCTTGAGCAGATGCGTATCGACGAAGAACATCACGCGGAAAGTGCACTGGAGGCCGGCGGATTCCGCTTCCCGGCGCCGGTGAAGTTCGGCATGAGCCTGTTGGCCAAAGTGATGACCAAGAGCACCTACCGAATCTGA
- the speD gene encoding adenosylmethionine decarboxylase, producing the protein MKSKLKLHGFNNLTKTLSFNIYDICYAETPQDQQAYVEYINQEYNAERLTQILTEVVEIIGANILNIASQNYEPQGASVTILISEEPVTPTESQIEESPGPLPEIILAHLDKSHITVHTYPEIHPDAGIATFRVDIDVSTCGVISPLKALNFLIHQFDSDIVTVDYRVRGFTRDVEGNKHFIDHEINSIQNYLSEDTRDAYQMTDVNVYQENLFHTKMLLKNFELDNYLFGDATSNLSSEQRAQVTERVKHEMLEIFYARNMPS; encoded by the coding sequence GTGAAAAGCAAACTCAAGCTCCACGGGTTCAATAACCTGACAAAGACCTTGAGCTTCAACATCTATGACATCTGCTACGCGGAAACCCCGCAAGACCAGCAGGCTTACGTCGAGTACATCAATCAAGAGTACAACGCCGAACGCCTGACGCAGATCCTCACGGAAGTTGTCGAAATCATTGGTGCCAACATTCTGAACATTGCGAGTCAGAACTATGAGCCTCAGGGTGCCAGCGTCACGATTCTGATCTCGGAAGAGCCGGTGACCCCGACCGAAAGCCAGATCGAAGAGTCCCCGGGTCCGCTGCCGGAAATCATCCTGGCCCACCTCGACAAGAGTCACATCACGGTGCATACCTACCCGGAAATCCATCCGGACGCCGGTATTGCGACGTTCCGTGTGGACATCGACGTGTCGACCTGTGGCGTCATTTCACCGCTCAAAGCGCTCAACTTCCTCATTCACCAGTTCGATTCGGACATCGTGACTGTGGATTACCGTGTGCGCGGCTTCACCCGTGACGTTGAAGGCAACAAGCACTTCATCGACCACGAGATCAATTCGATCCAGAACTACCTCTCTGAAGACACTCGCGACGCGTACCAGATGACCGACGTGAACGTGTATCAGGAAAACCTGTTCCACACCAAAATGCTACTGAAGAACTTCGAACTGGATAACTACCTGTTCGGCGATGCCACCAGTAACCTGTCGTCCGAGCAACGCGCCCAGGTGACCGAGCGCGTGAAACACGAAATGCTGGAAATCTTCTACGCGCGCAATATGCCGAGCTAA
- a CDS encoding OsmC family protein — protein sequence MKARIQWAGEAMFLGESGSGHVVVMDGPPDAGGRNLGVRPMEMLLLGVGGCSNFDVVSILKKSRQAVESCEAFLEAERATEDPKVFTKIHMHFVVKGRGLKEAQVKRAIELSAEKYCSASIMLGAAGVAITHDYEIVELG from the coding sequence ATGAAGGCACGCATCCAATGGGCTGGCGAAGCCATGTTCCTCGGCGAATCCGGCAGCGGTCATGTCGTGGTCATGGACGGTCCGCCGGACGCCGGTGGTCGCAATCTGGGTGTTCGCCCGATGGAAATGCTCCTGCTGGGCGTTGGCGGTTGCAGCAATTTCGACGTGGTCAGCATCCTGAAAAAGTCCCGTCAGGCCGTTGAAAGCTGCGAAGCTTTCCTGGAAGCCGAACGCGCGACCGAAGATCCGAAGGTGTTCACCAAGATCCACATGCACTTCGTGGTCAAGGGTCGTGGCCTGAAAGAAGCCCAGGTCAAACGCGCCATCGAACTGTCTGCCGAGAAGTATTGCTCGGCCTCGATCATGCTCGGCGCGGCCGGCGTGGCAATCACCCATGACTATGAAATCGTCGAACTCGGCTGA
- the crp gene encoding cAMP-activated global transcriptional regulator CRP, with protein MVGITPTPKIKNLDKLLMHCQRRRHAAKSNIICAGDRSDTLYFIIRGSVTILIEDDDGREMIIAYLNAGDFFGELGLFEQAGQEQERSAWVRAKVECEVAEISYTKFRELSQQDPDILYVLSGQIAQRLRNTTRKVGDLAFFDVTGRVARCLLELCKQPDAMTHPDGMQIKVTRQEIGRIVGCSREMVGRVLKDLEERNLVDVKGKTMVVFGTR; from the coding sequence ATGGTTGGTATTACCCCCACACCCAAAATCAAGAACCTCGACAAGCTGCTGATGCATTGCCAGCGCCGGCGTCATGCGGCCAAGAGCAACATCATCTGCGCCGGGGACCGCTCGGACACGCTGTACTTCATCATCCGCGGTTCAGTCACGATCCTGATCGAGGATGATGACGGCCGCGAAATGATCATTGCGTATCTGAATGCCGGGGACTTCTTCGGTGAACTGGGCCTGTTCGAACAGGCCGGCCAGGAACAGGAGCGCAGTGCCTGGGTACGGGCCAAGGTCGAGTGCGAAGTCGCAGAAATCAGCTACACCAAATTCCGTGAGTTATCGCAGCAGGATCCAGACATTCTTTACGTGCTCAGCGGACAAATCGCACAACGCCTGCGCAACACCACGCGCAAGGTCGGCGATCTGGCGTTCTTCGACGTCACTGGCCGTGTCGCTCGCTGTCTGCTGGAGCTGTGCAAACAGCCTGACGCGATGACCCACCCGGACGGTATGCAGATCAAGGTCACCCGCCAGGAGATCGGGCGGATTGTCGGTTGTTCGCGGGAGATGGTCGGTCGCGTGCTCAAGGATCTTGAAGAACGCAACCTGGTAGATGTGAAAGGCAAGACCATGGTGGTCTTCGGCACTCGCTGA